The segment GTAGGTAATGCGCTCGACGTATGGGCCCTCGCGGAAGTAGTCGGGGTTGGCGACGAGCTCGATCCGATCGCCCTGCTCCCACTGCTCGAAGCGGAACGGACCGCTGCCGATCGGGCGCAGGTTGTGCGGATTGGTGGACCAGTCGGTGCCTTCATAGAGGTGCTTCGGCAGGATGTGGGTGAAGACGAACGCGCCGAGCTGCGCCAGGAAAGCGGCGTTAGGCGCTTTCAGGCGGCACTCGACGGTGTGATCATCCAGCGCCACGACGGTATGGATATCCTGCAGCCACGACAGACCGTGATAGCCGTTGATCAGGACCTCGCGATAGGTGTAGGCGACGTCTTCGGCTGTGACCGGCTGGCCGTCGTGCCAGCGCGCATCGCGATTGAGGTGGAAGATATAGCGCGCACCGTCATCGAGGATGTCCCACGAATCGGCCAGGTCGGGGTGAATATCACCACGGTCGAAGACATCGAGCACAACGAGCCTGCTGAAGATGTTGTTGGCCGCGAAGTAACCGCCTGCGCCAGTGTAGTTTCGCCAGACCTCGTTGAATCCCTGCGCGTCGAACGGCACAGCTACAACGAGATGCCCGCTCGGATTGTCGTTCGCCACCTCTGCGTCCTTCCGCTTGCATTCATGTCGCAATCGTTCGGCAGAGCGTAACGGCAAGCGGCGATTTTGGCGAGTGGAGCACGGACTAATCCGCCGCTGCCGGAGCAACGTGAGAGAACATGCTGAGCTGGAACCAGCTGGGAAACAGGCGAACCAGATCGCGGCGACCTTCGAGCTGGACCGCGCCGCTGGCCAACGCAGTCGGGAACGGCAGATGTCCGACCCAGACGCGATGGAGCGCCATCGTATCGGCAGTGGCATAGATATCGACGTCGAAGCCGGGATCAGTCACACAGACTGCCGCCTCTGTCGGCAGCAGCACGAGCCAGTAGCGCTTGCTGGACATGCCGGTGAACTGGAACTGAATGACGACGCGATGAGCGGGTAGCTGGTCGAGGTTGATGCGGCGGTGCATGTCCCAGAGCAGCAGATCGACATCGACGTCCTCTTCGCGGACATCGCGATTCATCCAGCGCGCGCCCCAGACGCCGAGCAAATGAATGACATCGAATAGATCGCGTCCGGCAGCGGTCGGGAGATAGGTGGTGTTCCGACCGGAACCGTCGGCGCGGCGCTCGATCAGGCCGTCGCGCTCCAGCGACTTCAGGCGCTGGGCGAGGACGGAGCGGGAGATGTGCGGCAGACCGCGCTCCAGCTCGTTGAAGTGGCTACTGCCGAGCAGGATCTCGCGCATGATCAGCGGCGTCCAGCGTTCGGCAAACACTTCCGCAGCTTTCGCGACCGGGCAGAACTGACCGTATCCGGGCATGTGCGACTCTCCTGTTGTGGATACATGGTCAACGATAGATCCAGTATGCGGCACACGATCAAGCGATCACCAGACGAGGTTCGAAGATCGAACTAGTCGAGTCCTTTGACACATCTGAGGATGTTGGCAGGAACGACGACGGCGCGAATGTGCGCCGCGGTTTGACTGGAGGACCTCCATGACGACAGCAACCCAATCATGGGTAACCAGCAGCACGACGAAGTTTCAACCTCGACCACTTCGTGAGGGCGATGACCGCTTCGTCGACCTCGCCAGGGACCTTGCACGCGAGTTCGCCGAGCGAGCTTCGCAACATGACCACGACAACACGTTTGTGGCCGAGAACTACGCACGGATGAAGGAGACCGGCTATACCCGGCTGGCGATACCAGCGGAATTCGGCGGACTGGGCGCGTCGATGCGGCAGGTGTTGTACGCGCAGGCGGAGTTGGCCAAGGGCTGCGGATCGACGGCGCTGGCGATCGCGATGCACCACTACAACATGCTGGCACTGAACTATCGTCTGCATCACGGCGCGGATGGCGTGGCGGTGACGCTGCGCAAGATCGCCGACAACAACCTGATCGTGATGACCAGCGGCGGGTCGGACGGCATCTGGCCATCGGCTACTGCAACGCGCACGGACGGCGGCTACCTGTTCAGCGGGCGCAAGGTGTTTTGCAGTCAGGCACCGATCGCTGACCTGATGACGACGATGGCGCGCTACGACGACCCAAACGAAGGGCCGGTGGTGCTGATGGCGGCAGTGGCGGTGCGACAGCCCGCGATTGAGATGGTCGAGACGTGGGATACGCTCGGGATGCGCGGCACGCAGAGCAACGACCTGGTGCTCAATGATGTGTTCGTCAGCGATGCGCAGATCTCGGCGCGTCGCGCGTGGGGCCGCAACGACCCGCCGCTGCGCAACGCGCTGATCCACTTCGCGCCGGTGGTTGCGTCGGTCTACTGGGGCATTGCCGCCGGTGCCCGGGACGAAGCCGTTGCGGCGGTCATGAAGCGCAGCGAGCGCTTCGGATCGGTGCTGACCGACGCTGCTATTCAGCGTCAGGTCGGCGAGATGGACGCGCGGCTCCACGCGGCCTGGTGGGCGCTGCTCGGCGCAGTGACTGAGATCGGAAACGACTACGTGCTCGACGAAGCGACGGCCAACATCATCGTCGTCGGCAAGCGCGAGGTCGTCAACGCTGCGACGGACGTGGTGGATATGGCGATGGACCTGGCCGGCGGCGGCTCGTACTTCCGCCGCTCTCCGATCGAACGCGCCTACCGTGACGTGCGAGCGGGCAAGTTCCATCCGCTAACGCCGGAGAAGACGCTGTTGCACGCCGGACGGCTGGCACTGGGCCTCGACCCGAACGACATCTGGTAGGGCAACGAAGCGTTACTCCGCTCCGACAACCTCCGCCAACTGCGTCAGCATCACCTGCGGATCGGTGGTGGGCAGTTGGCAGGTGAAACCGCGACAGACGTAGGCGGTCGGCTGATCGTCGATCTGCGGGCGGTCGGACAGCAGCGGAACGTGATCGCCGTCGGTGCCAACAGCGACGACTGCGCGCGGCAGGAAAGTCTGACGCAGCGGATCGAGCAGATCAGAGAGATCCGCTGATGTCGGGTCGGCGCTGATAGCGATCTCGGCGACCGGCCCAATGGCGACGTCGGCGGCGCAGAGCAGGCGACCGTAGCCGAGTGCGTTACCGGCGGCGTGAGTCGCCAGACTTGCCAGAACATCGCGGGCGATCTGCTCCAGGTCGCTGCGGCCGCTCAGGTGGGCGAGGCGGAGAAGGACATCGCAGGCGACGCTGTTGCCACTCGGTGTCGCGTTGTCGCTGAAGTCGCGCGGACGGCCGATCAACTGCTCTGCTGACGCACCGGCGTCGAAGAACGATCCATCACTATGGAACTCGTCGACCATCGCCTGCGCGATTTGCTCAGCGAGCGTGAGCCACTGCGGATCAAACGTCGCCTGCCAGGTGGCGAGCAGGCCGTCGACGACGTTCGCGTAGTCCTCCAGGTAGCCATCGATCCGCGCTTCGTCATGCATCCAGACGCGGAAGACGCGTCGGCCATCCCAGAGGTTGTCACGGATGAATGCGGCGTTGGCGATCGATGCCTCGCGGTAGCGGTCGTCGTCGAACGCCCAGGCGGCGGTCGCGATGGCGCGCAGCATCATGCCGTTCCAGGCCGCCAGGACTTTGTCGTCGCGACCGGGGGCTGTCCGGGATTGCCGCGCGTCGAAGAGCGACTGTCGCGCTGCAGCGAGCGGCTCTTCACGCCAGCGCATGCAGTCTTCGGCACGCTGGATGGCGAGGACGTTGCTGCCCTCGAAGTTGCCGCGCCCGCTGATGCCGAGTAGCTCTATGACCTGCGCGGCGAGCTCGTCGTCGTTCAGTGCGGCACGGATCTCGGCTGGTGTCCAGGCGTAGAACTTGCCCTCTTCGCCTTCCGTGTCGGCGTCCTGCGTCGAGTAGAAGCCGCCTTCGGGCGAAGTCATCTCGCGCAACACCCAGTCGATCGTCTCGGAGGCGATCGTGCGGTGGAACGGCTCGTCGGTCACCTGCCAGGCGGCGGTGTAGAGATGCGCCAGCAGAGCGTTGTCGTAGAGCATCTTCTCGAAGTGCGGCACCAGCCAGACTGCGTCAACGGCGTAGCGGTGGAAGCCGCCGCCGACCTGATCGTAGATGCCGCCGCGACCCATCGTGTCCAGCGTGTGCTCAATCATCTGCATGGCGCGCTCGGAGCCGGTGCGCTGATGAACGCGCAGCAGCAGCTCAAGCACCATCGGGGACGGGAACTTGGGAGCGCCGCCGAAGCCGCCGTTGATCCGGTCGTACTGCGGTGCGAG is part of the Thermomicrobiales bacterium genome and harbors:
- a CDS encoding thioredoxin domain-containing protein, with the protein product MPNHLKNETSPYLLQHVDNPVDWYPWGDEALSLARELDKPILLSIGYAACHWCHVMAHESFEDEETAVLMNTHFVNIKVDREERPDIDSIYMSAVQALSGSGGWPMTVFLTPDGRPFYAGTYFPPADRGPMPGFPRILLAVHEAWSQRRAEVDSGADRLATALQAQFQALPDAGPLTPSLLDDAARSLAPQYDRINGGFGGAPKFPSPMVLELLLRVHQRTGSERAMQMIEHTLDTMGRGGIYDQVGGGFHRYAVDAVWLVPHFEKMLYDNALLAHLYTAAWQVTDEPFHRTIASETIDWVLREMTSPEGGFYSTQDADTEGEEGKFYAWTPAEIRAALNDDELAAQVIELLGISGRGNFEGSNVLAIQRAEDCMRWREEPLAAARQSLFDARQSRTAPGRDDKVLAAWNGMMLRAIATAAWAFDDDRYREASIANAAFIRDNLWDGRRVFRVWMHDEARIDGYLEDYANVVDGLLATWQATFDPQWLTLAEQIAQAMVDEFHSDGSFFDAGASAEQLIGRPRDFSDNATPSGNSVACDVLLRLAHLSGRSDLEQIARDVLASLATHAAGNALGYGRLLCAADVAIGPVAEIAISADPTSADLSDLLDPLRQTFLPRAVVAVGTDGDHVPLLSDRPQIDDQPTAYVCRGFTCQLPTTDPQVMLTQLAEVVGAE
- a CDS encoding helix-turn-helix transcriptional regulator, translating into MPGYGQFCPVAKAAEVFAERWTPLIMREILLGSSHFNELERGLPHISRSVLAQRLKSLERDGLIERRADGSGRNTTYLPTAAGRDLFDVIHLLGVWGARWMNRDVREEDVDVDLLLWDMHRRINLDQLPAHRVVIQFQFTGMSSKRYWLVLLPTEAAVCVTDPGFDVDIYATADTMALHRVWVGHLPFPTALASGAVQLEGRRDLVRLFPSWFQLSMFSHVAPAAAD
- a CDS encoding acyl-CoA/acyl-ACP dehydrogenase; this translates as MTTATQSWVTSSTTKFQPRPLREGDDRFVDLARDLAREFAERASQHDHDNTFVAENYARMKETGYTRLAIPAEFGGLGASMRQVLYAQAELAKGCGSTALAIAMHHYNMLALNYRLHHGADGVAVTLRKIADNNLIVMTSGGSDGIWPSATATRTDGGYLFSGRKVFCSQAPIADLMTTMARYDDPNEGPVVLMAAVAVRQPAIEMVETWDTLGMRGTQSNDLVLNDVFVSDAQISARRAWGRNDPPLRNALIHFAPVVASVYWGIAAGARDEAVAAVMKRSERFGSVLTDAAIQRQVGEMDARLHAAWWALLGAVTEIGNDYVLDEATANIIVVGKREVVNAATDVVDMAMDLAGGGSYFRRSPIERAYRDVRAGKFHPLTPEKTLLHAGRLALGLDPNDIW